Genomic segment of Streptomyces sp. NBC_00654:
TCCTCGCGTTCGAGACCGTGAAGACCGGTGTGCAGAAGGACGGCACGCCCAGCAAGCTGCACATCATCACGGACGCCATCACCGGCAAGAAGCTGCACTCCTTCGAGGCCATCGAGACCGGCACCGGAAACAGCCAGTACAGCGGTGAGGTCGAACTGACCACCACCCAGGGCGACTCCGGTTTCGAGCTCACCGACGGCGAGCGCGGCGGCCACAAGACGTACGACCTCAACCAGGGCGAGAGCGGCACCGGCGACCTCGTCACCGACGACGACGACACCTGGGGCGACGGCACCGGCAACGACCGCCAGACCGCCGCGGTCGACGCCCACTACGGCGCCGCGAAGACCTGGGACTTCTACAAGACCGCGCTCGGCCGCGACGGCATCGCGGGCGACGGCAAGGCCGCCTACTCCCGGGTCCACTACGGCGACGCGTACGTCAACGCGTTCTGGGACGACAGCTGCTTCTGCATGACGTACGGCGACGGGGCCGACAACAAGAGCGCCCTCACCGCCATCGATGTCGCCGGTCACGAGATGAGCCACGGTCTGACCGCGGCCACCGCCAACCTGGACTACTTCGGCGAGTCCGGCGGCCTCAACGAAGCGACCAGCGACATCCTCGGCACCTCGGTGGAGTTCTTCGCGGACAACACCACGGACGCCGGGGACTACCTCATCGGCGAGAAGATCGACATCAACGGCGACGGCACCCCGCTGCGCTACATGGACAAGCCCAGCAAGGACGGCGGCTCGGCCGACTACTGGGACGCCGGCGTCGGTGACCTGGACGTGCACTACTCGTCCGGTGTCGCGAACCACTTCTTCTACCTGCTGTCCGAGGGCAGCGGCGCCAAGACGATCAACGGCGTCGACTACGACTCCCCGACCGCCGACGGCTCGACGGTCACCGGTATCGGGCGCGAGAAGGCCTACCAGATCTGGTACAAGGCCCTTTCCGTCTACATGACGTCCTCCACCGACTACGCGGGCGCGCGCGTCGCGACCGAGAAGGCGGCGACCGACCTGTTCGGCGCGGACAGCGCCGAGCTCAAGGCCGTGGGCGACGCGTGGACCGGCGTCAACGTCAAGTGAAGTGAAGCGGGACGGTCAGCGGCTGTTCCACGGCTGCTGAGTGAGTGACATGCGGTGGGAGCCGGTCAGCCCTCGGGCGGCCGGCTCTCGCCGTACAGCCAGGTGTCCCACAGCTCCGTCAGGTCCTGGCCGCTCTCCTCCTCCACGTACGCGGTGAAGTCCTCGGTGGAGGCGTTGCCGTGCCGGTGGGCCTTCGCCCACCCGGCGATCAGGTCGAAGAACGCCTCGTCGTCGTCCAGGGCCAGCCGGATCTCATGGATGACCATCGCCCCGCGCCCGTACACCGGCGGCTCGGAGAGATCGGCGGCGGACGGCGGTTCGGCGGGCGGGAAGGCCCAGTTGTCGTCGTCCTCGAAGGCCTCGTCGAAGCTGTCCTGAGCCGGGATGTCCTCGTAGTCCTCCAGCCAGATCCACTCCGCGTACGTCGCGAAGCCCTCGTTCAGCCACATGTCCTGCCAGGTCCGGGGCGTGACGGAGTTCCCGAACCACTGGTGGGCCAGCTCATGGACGAGGAGCCCGGTGTCGGGCGGACCCGGGAAGTACGGCCGGTTCTGGGTCTCCAGGGCGTACCCGGCGTCGTCCCGGCGGTCGATGACCACGCCGGTGGAGCCGAAGGGGTACGGGCCGAAGTTCTCCGCCCCCCACTCCATGACCTCGGCGAGCCGGCCCAGGGCCGGGGCGCTCGCCTCCGCCACCTCCGGGTCCACGGCCGTGAACACCGCGACGCCGTCCGCGGTGACGGACTCCTTCGTGTCGAACTTCCCGATGGCGACGGTGGCCAGATAGCTCGCCATGGGCTCGGGTGTGTGCCAGCTGAACGTGGTGCGGTCCCCGGCCGTGCGACGTGAGGTCAGTTCCCCGTTGGAGACGGCCGTCAGCCCCTTCGGCACGGTGACCTCGATGTCGTACGAGGCCTTGTCGCTCGGGTGGTGGTTTCCGGGGAACCAGGCCGGGGAACCGGCCGGTTCGCCCAGCGCGACCGAACCGTCCGCCGTCCGCAGCCAGCCCTCCTCTGACCCGTCCGCGTCGGTGATGGTCAGCGGGGAGCCCGAGTAGCGCACGACCGTACGGAACGTGCGGCCCTTGCGCAGCCGGTCCTCGACAGCGGCGGCCGGACGCAGCGTCAGCTCCTTGCCCGCGCGGTTGACGGCGGCCGGGTGCCCCTCGACGGTGACGCTCTCCACATCGAGCCCGGCGAGGTCGAGGTGGAAGGCGCTGAGGTCCTGGGTGGCGCGGGCGGTGATCTCGGCCGTCCCCCGAAGCCGGTGGGCGACGGGGTCGGCGTCGAGCGTCAGGCCGTAGTGGGTGACGTCGTAGCCGCCGTTGCCGAGTCTGGGGAAGTACGGGTCGCGCAGCCCGGCGGCGCCGGGGGTGCCGGTCACCCCGCCGCCGCCTCCCGTGCACGCCGAGCCGAGGAGGGCGAGCGCGAGCGTCAGCGCGACGACGGGCATGGTGCGTCGTACGGGGGTTCGCCGCCCTGCCGCGGGCTGCCCTGCCGAGAGCCGCCCTGCCGCGGGATGCCGGGCTGCGGGCTGCCGGGCCGGGGGTCGCCGTGCCGGTGTTCGCTGATCCACACCGATGATCCTATGTGCGGAATGTCGGAGTCGGCGGGCGGTCAGAGAACGGCGATGCCCAGGGGACGTTCACCTGCGTCGATCCGGACCGGTGCGGCGTACCCGTCCCCGTCGTCGTGGAGGTCGACGACGGTGATGCCGTTCCAGTAGCCGTCGCGGGTGAAGCCTCCCGTGACGTACGCCGTACGGCCGTCCCGCGACACCGCCACGTCCTCGTGCGGTCCCTCCAGCGGAACGACGCGCTCCTCGCCGTCCGGGGTGCGGACGGTGAGGGAGGGGGCCTCGTCATCGGCGGCGATCGGGCCGGTGCCGACGACGAGGAGAGTGCCGTCGGGGGCGAGCGCCGCTCCGTGCTGGTGCGTGTCGGCGGTCATCCGCTCGATCCGCACCTTGCCGGTGCGCGGGTCCAGGACCGCGAGCCGCTCGCCCTCGAAGGGCAGGAGCAGCTTTCCGTCCGCCGGGCGTACGACGGCGTAGTGCGGCTTCAGCCAGGAGCCGAGACCGCCCTCGGTGCCGTACGGGGCGACCTCCATCCGCCGCGGCTCCAGCGTCCCCGTGTCCACCGCCGTCACATCGAAGGAGTCGTGGCCGGTGGCGTACACCTCACGGCCGTCGGGCGAGACGTCCACGTCGAAGGGGCGGCGGCCGACGGGCACGGTGGCGGTCACCTCGCGGGTCGCGGTGTCGATGATCTCCAGCGTCCCGTCGCCGCCGGGGACGTTGACGCCGACGTAGATGTGCCTGCCGTCGGGGGCGAGGGCGATGCCCATGCCGCCGCCCCGGTATTCGCCGGTCGTGGCCGGGCCGCTCTCCGTCTCGTACGGGACGAGGGCCGACCGGGTCCGGGTCGCGGTGTCGATGACGGCGACCCCTTCCGCGGTCGCCACCCAGGCCCGCCCGTCCTCACCGACGACGAGCCCGTACGGGGCGGTGCCGGCCTTCACCTCGGCGATCGGGCCACGGCCCCCGCCGGGCTCCGGGTCGACGAACGTCACGGTGTCGCTGCCGAAGTCGGCGACGAGGAGGGTGCCGCGCGGGGTCCTGCCGGGTCCGTCCGGGGCGGGCGAGGCGGGCGAGGCAGGCGAGGCGGAGTCCTTCGCCGCACCGGACGAGCCGGCCGCCGAGCCGGGTGCCGTGTCGCTCGCCCTGTCGCTCGCCGAGTCGTCGGCCGTACCCGTCGCGTCCGTCGCGCATCCGGCGAGCACGGCGGCGGCCGCGAGCGCCGGTACCGTCCGGCGGACGCCCTTCCGCGCGCTCCTCCGGGCGGTCTTCCGCGCGCCCTCCCCGGCGGTCCGCGCGCTCTCCCCGGTCACCGGTCGTCCCGGAGCAGTGCCACGATCTCCACGAAGCCGCGCCGCTCGGCGTGCTCCAGGGCGGTGACGCCGTCACCGTCCGGCAGACCGGGTGTCGCCCCGGCCGCCAGCAGCAGCTCCACGATCTCCTGGTGCGCCCGGCCGCCGTCACCGAGGATCACGGCTTCCAGCAGGGCGGTCCAGCCGAGCCGGTTGACGTGGTCGACGTCGATGTCCGTGGCCCGGAGCACCTCCCGTACGTACGCGACATGGCCGCGTTCGGCGGCGGGGATGAGCGAGATGCCGCCGAACCGGTTGCGCAGTGTCAGATCCGGATCCGCCGGAAGCAGCGCACGCAGCATCGCGACGCTTCCGGTCACACCGGTCGCCAGCCAGGGGCTGTCCTCGCGCCGGTCCTGGGCATCGGGGTCGGCGCCCGCCGCCACCAGCAGCCGGGCCGCCTCCACATGGTCGCCGAGGACGGCGAGGAGCAGCGGGGTGCGCAGTTCCTCGTTCCGGGCGTCGACGCGTGCGCCGCCCCCGATCGCGGTCCGCACTCCGTCGGTGTCGCCGGTGCGTGCGGCGGTGAGCAGGTCGTGATCGGGGGCGTTCATGCGTCTCTCCGTACGTACGTGGGTGCGGTTACTTGGCGAGTGCGGCGACGCCCGCCTCGGCGAACTTCTCGTCGAGGTCGCCGCTGGGGGCGCCGGCCACGCCGATGCCCGCCACCGGGGCACCCTTGACCTGCACCGGGGCACCGCCCGCGAGGAACAGGGTGCCAGGGATGTCCTTCAGGTTCGGGGCCTGCTCCAGGCGCTTGGCCAGCTCGGAGGTGGGCGCGTTCCAGGAGACGGCGGTGTACGCCTTCTTCACGGCCGACTCGGGGGACTGCGGGCCCGCGCCGTCGCCGCGCAGGGTCACGATGGTGTTGCCGTTGCGGTCGACGACGGCGACGGAGACGCGCTGGTTCTCCTTCTGCGCGGCGTCGAGGGTGGCCTGCGCGGCCTTGGTGGCGGCGGCCACGGTCAGGTGGGTGCTCTGCTGGAGGTTCCGGTCGGCGGTGTCGGCCTTGACGGCGGCGGCGGGGGCGGCGGCCGGAGTGGAGGCGTTCGCGGACATCGCGCCGAAGGTTCCGGCACCCAGGGCGGCGGCGGCAACGGCACCGGTCAGGACGCGGGTGCGCAGCGACATCTTCTTCATGGTGGGCTCCTTGGTGGTTCCGGTGGCCCCGGGGGCTCCGGTGGCTCTGCGGGGCGAGCGGGCCGGTCGCCGTTTCGCTCTGATGTCGATCCTCCGGCCGGATCCGGGCCCGCACCGTCGGCATACCGGCTGGAACGGACGCGCGGCTCGGCTGACGGCCCCATCGGCCGATCGGTTGATGCGGGGGTGGTCGCTTCGGGCCACCATGGAAAGGTCTGCGCAGGTCAGCAGAGGTCATCAGAGGCCGACGGAAGTCGGCGGAAGTCGGCAGGCCGTTCGCCGGATCCATCGCCATCGGCAGGAAGTGCGAGGTACGAGGTGCAGCAGCACGGCGAGCCGACGCCCCCCGGCCGGTACGCCGCCGACCCCGGCCCAGGCCCCGGCCCCGACGCCGACCGGTACGCCGCCGGCCCATGCCCGGACCCCGACGCCGGCCGGTACGCCGCCGGCCCCGACCCCGACGCGCGATGGCTCGCGTTTCTCATGCACGCCGCGTTCTTCCTGCTGCTCGGCGCCTCGCTCAGCCGGTTCCTGATGCGGCACCCGGGCGAGGACCGCACACCGTGGGTCATCGCGCTGTCGGTCACCCTCGCCGTGCTCTACCTTCTGGGCCCCGTCCTCGGCTCGCGCCCGACACCCCGCAGGCTGACCTGGCTCGGGGTCCTCGTCGTCGTGTGGATGGTGCTGGTCGTTCTCGCGCCGAGCTTCGCGTGGTGCGCGGTACCGCTGTTCTACACGGGGCTGCGGCTGCTTCCGCCGCGCGCCGCGATCGCCCTGGTCATCCTGCTGACCGCGTTCGTGGTCGCCGCGCAGCTGCGGCTGGCGACGGGCTTCGACCCGAATCTGGTGCTCGCCCCGCCCGCCGTCGCGGCCGTGGCCACCGCCGTCTTCGTCCATATGCGGCGTCAGGCCGTACGCCAACGGGAACTGGCCGCACGGCAGCGCGAACTGATCGACGACCTGCTGCGCACACGGCGCGAACTGGCCGCCACCGAGCGCCGCGAAGGCACCCTCGCCGAACGTCAGCGGCTCTCCATGGAGATCCACGACTCCCTCGCACAGGGCCTCTCCAGCCAGCAGATGCTGCTCCAGGCCGCCGACCGCACCTGGGACAACGACCCGGCCGCCGCCCGCCGGCACGTCCGGACGGCGACCGGCATCGCGGAACGCAATCTCGCCGAGGCCCGCCGCTTCGTCCACGATCTGGCCCCGGCCGACCTGGCGGAGGGCGGCGGCCTGGAGGCGGCCCTGTACGCGCTCGCGGCCCGTGAGACGGCTCAGGCGCAGGGCGCACTCGCCGTCCGCTGCCACGTGGAGGGCACCGCGCACACCCCGCTGCCGGACCGGGTGCAGTCGGCGCTGCTGCGGATCGCCCAGGGTGCCCTGGCGAACGTACGGGAGCACGCGGGGGCGACCGCGGCCGGGCTGACCCTGACGCACCTGGACGACCGGGTGGTCCTCGACATCGCCGACGACGGCCGCGGCTTCAGCCCGCCCGCTCCGGGGCTCCGCCCGCCGGCCGGTGTGCGCGGGCACGGGCTGCCCGCGATGCGGGCCCGGGTGCGGCAGCTCGGCGGAACGCTCACCATCGAGTCGGCACCGGGCGAGGGAACGGTGCTGTCGGCAGCGGTCCCCCTCACCCCCGTACCGCAGAACGCCCCGGAGGAATCCGCATGACCGCGACCGTACGCATCCTGCTCTGCGACGACCACGCCGTCGTACGCGCCGGGCTGCTCGCCCTGCTCGGCAGCGAACCGGACATCGAGGTCGTCGGCGAGGCGGGCAGCGGCGAGGAGGCCGTCGCCCTGGCCGCCGGACTCGCCCCGGACGTCGTCCTGATGGACCTCCAGCTGGGCGCGGGCATCGACGGAGTCGAGGCCACCCGCAGGATCGCCGCGGCCGGCTCCGAGCCGGGAGCCGGCACCGCGCATGTGCTGGTCCTCACGACGTACGACACGGACGCGGACATCACCCGCGCGATCGAGGCGGGCGCCACGGGCTATCTGCTGAAGGCCGAACGCCCCGAGGAACTGTTCGCCGCGATCCGCTCGGCGGCCCAGGGCCGCACGACGCTCTCCCCGCCGGTGGCCAGCCGGGTCATGGCCCGGATGCGCAAACCGCTGCCCACCCTCACCGAGCGCGAACTCGACATCCTGGGCCAGCTCTCGCAGGGGCTCGGCAACCGGGACATCGCCCGCGCCCTGTTCATCAGCGAGGCCACGGTCAAGACCCACCTGGGCCGCATCTACGACAAGCTCGGCGTCGACACCCGCGCGGGCGCGGTCGCCGTGGCGAAGGAACAGCGGCTGCTGCCGTAGGGGCTGTCCCGGTCGTGTCGGTCCCCCGTCATCGGGCATGACACCATCGACCACGTGCTCGACATCGGCTACTCCCTCTCCCGGCGCTTCCCGGACCCCCCGCAGACCGACTACCGCCGCGCGGACGTCCATGCCCTGCGGCACGATCTGTTCTCCGGTGACGTCTACCTCGCGGACACCAAGGCGGACCGTGAAGTATCCACAGCCTGGGGATGGGTTCCGGTGCTCGACTTCGCGTGGGCGCTGTGCGACATCGTCGAGCGGATCGACCAGGACCCGCGGGGCAACCGCTCACACCGTGAGCAGTACGCCGAGCTGGACTTCACCGAGTCCACGGACCGCATGATGTTCGCGCGCCGTTTCGGCTGGGTCGACGTCGAGGCCGACTGGATGCCCGGCGACGAACCGCCGCTCACCTTCAGCCACTCCCTCCTGCGGCGCGAAGCCCGCGACTTCCTGCACGACCTGATCGCCGACCTGGGCGACATGCACGACGGGCTCACCGAGAACCCCGTGATCTGGGACCTCCAGGCACGCTTCCCCCGCCTGTGACCACCCGCGGGCCGCGCGACCGCCCGGCCCGCGGCGTCCTCACGCCTCCACCCGCACCCCGATCTGCGCGGCGAACGCGGGTGCCAGCTCCATCAGCTGAGCCGGGCTGATCACCGCACCCGCCAGCCGCTCCACACCCCGGGCGATATCCAGCTCCGCAACCGTCCGCAGGTCCACCGACTCCATCCGTACGGAGCTGAAGTCGGCCCGCTTCAGCACACAGTCCCGGAACTCCACCCGCACCAGCTGCGCCTCACCGAAGTCCGGCTCGGACAGCACACAGCCCTCGAACACGACGTCCTTCAGCCGGGCCTTCCGCAGATTCAGGTAGTCGATCTTCCCGCCGCGCACCACCACCCGCTCCAGCACCGCGCCGTGCAGCTGCACCCCGCCCAGCCGGGCGTCCACGATCTCCACATCCCGCAGCGAAGCCCCCGCGAGATCGGTGCCCACACCCCGTACCCCCGTGAGCACCGAGTCGATGAAGCGGGCTCTGACCAGCTCCGTACGGTCCAGGGCGCAGCCGTCCAGCGCGCAGTCCATGAAGCGGGCCCCCGGACCCGCTTCGTCGGCGAGGTCCACCGCCTCGAACCGCACACCGTCGTAGTCCCCGTCCGGCTCCAGCCCCACCCCGTCGTACGGAACGAGCGGCGGCAGCCGCACCTCCGGCCGACGCGCCGCCGTCAGGGTGTCCTTCTTGCCTCTGGTCCTGCCCGCACTTCCTGCCATGACCCCATCGTGACGCACACCACTGACAACGCCCGACCGGCAGGCGAACGGGAACCGGGTTGACCTCAAGAGCACTTGAGGTCACAGAGTGGGGAGCGCCCACAGCACACGACTCCGGGGAGACCACCATGCGAGCCATCCGCCTCCACGCCTTCGGCCCCGCCGACAACCTGGTCCACGAATGGGCCGAGGACCCCCTGCCCGGCCCCGGCCAGGTACGGATCGCCGTGGCCGCGGCCGGCGTGCACCTCCTCGACGCCGCCCTGCGCGAAGGCATGACCGGCCCGTACGCGGCCGCCGCGGAACTGCCCACGATCCCGGGCCGGGAGGTCGCCGGAACGGTCGAGTCGCTCGGCGAGGGCACCGACCCCGCGTGGCTCGGCAAGCGCGTCGTCGTCCACATCGGCATGGCCCCCGGCGGCTACGCCGAACTCACGGTCGCCGACGCCGACCGGCTCCACGAGATCCCGGCCGGACTCGACGAGGCCGCGGCCGTCGCCATGATCGGCACGGGCCGCACGACCCTCGGCATCCTCGCGTTCACCGAGCTGGGCCCGGACTCCGTGGTCATCATCCCCGCCGCGGCGGGCGGCATCGGCACCCTGCTCGTGCAGTACGCCAAGAACGCCGGAGCCACCGTCATCGGCCTCGCGGGCGGCCCCGCCAAGGTCGCCCGGGTCGAGGCCAACGGCGCCGACCTCGCCGTCGACTACACGCTCCCCGACTGGCCCGGCCGGGTCCGCGCCCACCTGGACAGGATCGGCCGCCGCGCCACCGTCGTCTACGACTCCGTCGGCGGGGTCACCGCCCGCGCCGCCGTCGACCTCCTCGGCACGGGCGGGGCGCACATCGTGTTCGGCTGGTCCGGCGAGGACCTCCACAAGGGCGGCCCGCTCACCTTCACCCCCGAGGAGATCGCCGAACGCGGCATCACGTCCGAGAGCGTGCTCGGCCCCGCCATGGTCCAGAAGGGCGGCGGACTGCGCGCCCTGGAGACCCTGGCCCTCGCCGAGGCCGCGGCCGGCCGGCTGCGCCCCTCCGTCCAGCGCTACCCGCTCGCCGAAGCGGCCGCGGCCCACCGCGCCATGGAAACCCGCGGCACGATGGGCAAGGTCGTCCTGGAACCGTAGAACCGGAACCCCGCGCACGCCCGCGCGCCGGCAACTCCCGCCACCGGTTCCCGACGTCGGTGCCCACCGCCGGCTCCCGACGTCAGCTCGCGCCGAGCTCCGCCAGCGCCCCGTCCGTCAGCCGGTACACCGTCCACTCGTCCTGCGGCCGCGCGCCCAGCGACTCGTAGAAGGCGATGGACGGGGCGTTCCAGTTCAGCACCGACCACTCCAGGCGCTCGTAACCCCGCTCCCGGCAGATCCGCGCCAGTTCCGTCAGCAGGGCCTTCCCATGACCGCCGCCGCGCCGCTCCGGACGTACGTACAGGTCCTCCAGGTAGATACCGTGCACCCCGCGCCAGGTCGAGAAGTTGAGGAACCACAGCGCGAATCCGACCACCTCGCCGTCGCCCCCACCGTCCGCCACCGCGACATGCGCGTACGCGGCGGGCCGGTCGCCGAACAGGGCCTCGTGCAACTGCTCCTCGGTGGCGTTCGCCTCGTCGAGGGCCTTCTCGTACTCGGCCAGTTCGCGCACCATGGCGTGGATGACCGGGACATCAGCGGGGGTAGCGGTACGAATCATGGGGGCAGCGTAAGCAGGCGCCCGCCCCGGCCCCCACCCCGGTCCGCCCCGTACCGGTCCGCCCGCTCCCCCGCCTACCCCCGGCGCGCCAGCAGCTGCCGGGCGATCTCCGCGTGGTCCCCGGACAGCCGCCGCTGCCCGCCCTCGATCGCCCACAGCCCGTTCTGCAGCACCCGGCCGAGCGTCCAGGCCCGCGCACGTGCCCGGTCCCGGTCCATGCCCAGCGCCTCCGTCAGCGCGTCGAACCGCCACCCCACCTCCGCCGCGTCGAACCGGTTGTCCAGCGCCGGGAACAGCTCGAAGCCGGGGTCCCCGGCCAGTGGTTTCGGGTCCAGCGCCACCCACTCGTGGGCCCGGCCCGTCTCCGCCCGGCCGGCCAGGATGTTGTCGTAGTGCAGGTCCCAGTGGAGCAGCCGGCCGCCCGGCTCGCCCGCCACCTCCCGTACCGCCGCCGCGCAGTCGGTCAGCAGCCGCCGCTCCGACTCCTCCGCCAGCGCCCCGACCGCCCCCGGCACCCGGTCCAGCATCCGCGCCGCGATCTGCCCGAGCCCCCGCAGCCCGTCCGGCGCCGGTACGGCGGTGAGCCGGGCCAGTACCTCCGCGAGGATCCGCACCGCCTCCCGCGCGTCCGCCACGGCCGACAGCGGGCGGCGCTCGTCCAGCCGCTCCAGCAGCAGCGTGCCGGTCACCGGGTCATGGCCGAGCAGCCCCACCGCCCCGGCCCCCGCCGCGCCCCACACCCGCAGCGCGACCGGCTCCCCCGCCGTCTCCTCGTCCGCGATCTGAAGCTTCAGCGCGGCCGGGCACCCGTCCGCCTCCCGCACCACGGGCAGCACCAGCGCGCACATGCCGGACATCGACGCGCCGTCCGGCCGCAGCCCCCACTCCTCCAGGAACCGGGCGGCCAGCCCCGGCAGCGCGGCGATGAACGCCCGCCCGGCCTCCCCGTTGTACGTGGACTGGGTATCGATCAGCTCATCCGGAATGTCGATCACGCTCGGGATCGTAGGCCGTGGGTCAATCGGCTATGCCCCGAAACCACCGGCCGGGCCACGGGCGGGCCGACGCCACCGACACCGCGGCCGCCCCCGGTGCGGGCCCCGGTCCCGCGAAGACCACCACCGCCCTCACCGCCGTGCGCCGCTGGGTCACCGGCGCCCCCGGCACGTACCTCTGGCTGACGGTCCTCTTCGTCACCACCGTCGTCATGCACCGGATGTCACCGGACTTCGAGGAGGACTTCCTGCGCCAGCGCTCGACCAACATCCACGAGCTGTCGCAGAACCCCGTCCGGGTCCTCGTCACCAGCGCCCTGTGGATCGACGGCGGGCGATGGCTCCCGTACGCCGTGCTGTTCACCGTCTTCCACGCCACCGCCGAACACTGGCTCGGCACCCTGCGCTGGCTCGGCGTGGCCGCCGCCGCCCACATCCTCGCCACCCTGGTCAGCGAGGGCGTCCTGGCCTGGGCGATCCGGCACGGGCACGCACCGCAGTCCGCGGCCAACACCCTGGACGTCGGAGTCAGTTACGCGCTCGCGGGTGTCGTCGCCGTCCTCACCTACCGGGTCCGTCCGCCCTGGCGGTACGTGTACGCCTTCGCCGTCCTCGTCTTCTACGGCATCCCGCTCGTCACCGGCCGCACCTTCACCGACCTGGGCCATTTCACCGCCGTACTGATCGGCCTCGCCTGCTACCCGCTGACCCGCAACCCGCCGGGTTCGCGTACCGCGCACAAGACGAGAACCCCTGTCGCGCAGTAACGTCCCGTCACACAGAGTCTCGGCGCACAGCGGACACCCCAGGGGCATCATGAGCACCGTCAGTACCGTCAACGGCGGCATATCGTTCTGGTACGCGCAGGAGGGCACTCCCGCCCCCCGCGAACCCCTGCCCGGCGACGCGACCGCGGACGTCTGCATCGTCGG
This window contains:
- a CDS encoding M4 family metallopeptidase; protein product: MNPHMNTRRAAALAAVAAMVVAGVQAGSAVATPGDSDSSSRTASVSASALGVNTAAQRGTAIKSAQADAASAAEALGLGGREKLIVRDVIKDAQGTVHTRYERTYAGLPVLGGDLVTHVAGNGKLKSVDKATKAPISVPSTTPKVKSAAAARKVIFAGSGKPVLAFETVKTGVQKDGTPSKLHIITDAITGKKLHSFEAIETGTGNSQYSGEVELTTTQGDSGFELTDGERGGHKTYDLNQGESGTGDLVTDDDDTWGDGTGNDRQTAAVDAHYGAAKTWDFYKTALGRDGIAGDGKAAYSRVHYGDAYVNAFWDDSCFCMTYGDGADNKSALTAIDVAGHEMSHGLTAATANLDYFGESGGLNEATSDILGTSVEFFADNTTDAGDYLIGEKIDINGDGTPLRYMDKPSKDGGSADYWDAGVGDLDVHYSSGVANHFFYLLSEGSGAKTINGVDYDSPTADGSTVTGIGREKAYQIWYKALSVYMTSSTDYAGARVATEKAATDLFGADSAELKAVGDAWTGVNVK
- a CDS encoding M1 family metallopeptidase produces the protein MPVVALTLALALLGSACTGGGGGVTGTPGAAGLRDPYFPRLGNGGYDVTHYGLTLDADPVAHRLRGTAEITARATQDLSAFHLDLAGLDVESVTVEGHPAAVNRAGKELTLRPAAAVEDRLRKGRTFRTVVRYSGSPLTITDADGSEEGWLRTADGSVALGEPAGSPAWFPGNHHPSDKASYDIEVTVPKGLTAVSNGELTSRRTAGDRTTFSWHTPEPMASYLATVAIGKFDTKESVTADGVAVFTAVDPEVAEASAPALGRLAEVMEWGAENFGPYPFGSTGVVIDRRDDAGYALETQNRPYFPGPPDTGLLVHELAHQWFGNSVTPRTWQDMWLNEGFATYAEWIWLEDYEDIPAQDSFDEAFEDDDNWAFPPAEPPSAADLSEPPVYGRGAMVIHEIRLALDDDEAFFDLIAGWAKAHRHGNASTEDFTAYVEEESGQDLTELWDTWLYGESRPPEG
- a CDS encoding YncE family protein is translated as MTGESARTAGEGARKTARRSARKGVRRTVPALAAAAVLAGCATDATGTADDSASDRASDTAPGSAAGSSGAAKDSASPASPASPAPDGPGRTPRGTLLVADFGSDTVTFVDPEPGGGRGPIAEVKAGTAPYGLVVGEDGRAWVATAEGVAVIDTATRTRSALVPYETESGPATTGEYRGGGMGIALAPDGRHIYVGVNVPGGDGTLEIIDTATREVTATVPVGRRPFDVDVSPDGREVYATGHDSFDVTAVDTGTLEPRRMEVAPYGTEGGLGSWLKPHYAVVRPADGKLLLPFEGERLAVLDPRTGKVRIERMTADTHQHGAALAPDGTLLVVGTGPIAADDEAPSLTVRTPDGEERVVPLEGPHEDVAVSRDGRTAYVTGGFTRDGYWNGITVVDLHDDGDGYAAPVRIDAGERPLGIAVL
- a CDS encoding ankyrin repeat domain-containing protein, whose amino-acid sequence is MNAPDHDLLTAARTGDTDGVRTAIGGGARVDARNEELRTPLLLAVLGDHVEAARLLVAAGADPDAQDRREDSPWLATGVTGSVAMLRALLPADPDLTLRNRFGGISLIPAAERGHVAYVREVLRATDIDVDHVNRLGWTALLEAVILGDGGRAHQEIVELLLAAGATPGLPDGDGVTALEHAERRGFVEIVALLRDDR
- a CDS encoding heme-binding protein, which produces MKKMSLRTRVLTGAVAAAALGAGTFGAMSANASTPAAAPAAAVKADTADRNLQQSTHLTVAAATKAAQATLDAAQKENQRVSVAVVDRNGNTIVTLRGDGAGPQSPESAVKKAYTAVSWNAPTSELAKRLEQAPNLKDIPGTLFLAGGAPVQVKGAPVAGIGVAGAPSGDLDEKFAEAGVAALAK
- a CDS encoding sensor histidine kinase; the encoded protein is MQQHGEPTPPGRYAADPGPGPGPDADRYAAGPCPDPDAGRYAAGPDPDARWLAFLMHAAFFLLLGASLSRFLMRHPGEDRTPWVIALSVTLAVLYLLGPVLGSRPTPRRLTWLGVLVVVWMVLVVLAPSFAWCAVPLFYTGLRLLPPRAAIALVILLTAFVVAAQLRLATGFDPNLVLAPPAVAAVATAVFVHMRRQAVRQRELAARQRELIDDLLRTRRELAATERREGTLAERQRLSMEIHDSLAQGLSSQQMLLQAADRTWDNDPAAARRHVRTATGIAERNLAEARRFVHDLAPADLAEGGGLEAALYALAARETAQAQGALAVRCHVEGTAHTPLPDRVQSALLRIAQGALANVREHAGATAAGLTLTHLDDRVVLDIADDGRGFSPPAPGLRPPAGVRGHGLPAMRARVRQLGGTLTIESAPGEGTVLSAAVPLTPVPQNAPEESA
- a CDS encoding response regulator transcription factor; amino-acid sequence: MTATVRILLCDDHAVVRAGLLALLGSEPDIEVVGEAGSGEEAVALAAGLAPDVVLMDLQLGAGIDGVEATRRIAAAGSEPGAGTAHVLVLTTYDTDADITRAIEAGATGYLLKAERPEELFAAIRSAAQGRTTLSPPVASRVMARMRKPLPTLTERELDILGQLSQGLGNRDIARALFISEATVKTHLGRIYDKLGVDTRAGAVAVAKEQRLLP
- a CDS encoding pentapeptide repeat-containing protein, giving the protein MAGSAGRTRGKKDTLTAARRPEVRLPPLVPYDGVGLEPDGDYDGVRFEAVDLADEAGPGARFMDCALDGCALDRTELVRARFIDSVLTGVRGVGTDLAGASLRDVEIVDARLGGVQLHGAVLERVVVRGGKIDYLNLRKARLKDVVFEGCVLSEPDFGEAQLVRVEFRDCVLKRADFSSVRMESVDLRTVAELDIARGVERLAGAVISPAQLMELAPAFAAQIGVRVEA
- a CDS encoding zinc-binding dehydrogenase produces the protein MRAIRLHAFGPADNLVHEWAEDPLPGPGQVRIAVAAAGVHLLDAALREGMTGPYAAAAELPTIPGREVAGTVESLGEGTDPAWLGKRVVVHIGMAPGGYAELTVADADRLHEIPAGLDEAAAVAMIGTGRTTLGILAFTELGPDSVVIIPAAAGGIGTLLVQYAKNAGATVIGLAGGPAKVARVEANGADLAVDYTLPDWPGRVRAHLDRIGRRATVVYDSVGGVTARAAVDLLGTGGAHIVFGWSGEDLHKGGPLTFTPEEIAERGITSESVLGPAMVQKGGGLRALETLALAEAAAGRLRPSVQRYPLAEAAAAHRAMETRGTMGKVVLEP